One Lycium barbarum isolate Lr01 chromosome 5, ASM1917538v2, whole genome shotgun sequence genomic window carries:
- the LOC132640844 gene encoding nucleosome assembly protein 1;2 isoform X3, translating to MSNPKDNFSVADLSAALNAGDRADLVNVLKDLTGKHTDVLENLSPNVRKRVERLREIQTQHDDLEAKFFEERAALEAKYQKLYQPLYTKRFEIVTGVVEVEGATTEATAENQQADKDAVEKGVPDFWLTAMKNNEVLAEEITERDEEALKFLRDIKWSKIDDPKGFKLEFFFETNPYFKNTVLSKTYHMIDEDEPILEKAIGTEIEWYPGKCLTQKILKKKPKKGSKNAKPITKTEQCESFFNFFSPPQVPEDEEDIDEDAAEELQNLMEQDYDVGSTIRDKIIPHAVSWFTGDAAEDDYADLEDDEDEDDDDDEENDEEDEDEEDEDDDEDEEEQEEETKTKTKKKSSAARKRSVRAPAGDGQSGERPPECKQQ from the exons ATGAGCAACCCAAAGGATAATTTCAGTGTTGCCGATCTCAGTGCTG CTTTGAATGCCGGGGATCGAGCAGACCTTGTTAATGTACTCAAA GATCTTACTGGGAAGCACACAGACGTGCTTGAAAATCTGTCGCCCAATGTGAGGAAACGTGTTGAGCGTCTGAGGGAGATTCAG ACTCAACATGATGACTTGGAGGCAAAATTTTTTGAAGAGAGAGCTGCACTTGAAGCCAAATACCAGAAGTTGTATCAACCACTATACACAAAG AGATTTGAAATTGTGACTGGGGTTGTTGAAGTCGAAGGGGCAACAACTGAGGCTACAGCAGAAAACCAGCAAGCGGATAAAGATGCAGTGG AGAAAGGAGTCCCTGATTTTTGGCTCACTGCTATGAAGAATAACGAAGTGCTAGCTGAGGAG ATTACCGAGCGAGATGAAGAAGCTCTCAAATTCCTTAGGGATATAAAGTGGTCCAAGATTGATGATCCAAAGGGTTTCAAGCTTGAATTTTTCTTCGAGACTAATCCTTACTTCAAAAACACCGTTCTGTCTAAAACATATCACATGATTGATGAAGATGAACCAATTCTGGAGAAAGCAATCGG GACTGAGATAGAGTGGTATCCAGGAAAATGCTTGACACAGAAGATTCTAAAAAAGAAGCCAAAGAAGGGGTCAAAGAATGCCAAGCCTATCACAAAAACTGAACAATGTGAAagtttcttcaacttctttagtCCACCTCAAGTTCCAGAGGATGAAGAAGATATCGATGAAGATGCT GCTGAAGAACTTCAGAATTTGATGGAACAAGACTATGATGTTGG GTCAACAATTCGAGATAAAATCATTCCACATGCTGTCTCATGGTTCACTGGGGATGCTGCAGAGGATGATTATGCTGACTTGGAAGATGATGAAgacgaagatgatgatgatgatgaagagaaTGATGAAGAAGACGAAGATGAGgaggatgaagatgatgatgaggacGAAGAGGAGCAAGAAGAAGAGACCAAGACCAAGACCAAGAAGAAG TCATCTGCTGCCCGCAAG AGGAGCGTAAGAGCACCTGCAGGAGATGGTCAGTCTGGTGAGAGGCCACCAGAATGCAAGCAACAGTAG
- the LOC132640844 gene encoding nucleosome assembly protein 1;2 isoform X2 — protein sequence MSNPKDNFSVADLSAALNAGDRADLVNVLKNKLQDLTGKHTDVLENLSPNVRKRVERLREIQTQHDDLEAKFFEERAALEAKYQKLYQPLYTKRFEIVTGVVEVEGATTEATAENQQADKDAVEKGVPDFWLTAMKNNEVLAEEITERDEEALKFLRDIKWSKIDDPKGFKLEFFFETNPYFKNTVLSKTYHMIDEDEPILEKAIGTEIEWYPGKCLTQKILKKKPKKGSKNAKPITKTEQCESFFNFFSPPQVPEDEEDIDEDAVKLQNLMEQDYDVGSTIRDKIIPHAVSWFTGDAAEDDYADLEDDEDEDDDDDEENDEEDEDEEDEDDDEDEEEQEEETKTKTKKKSSAARKRSVRAPAGDGQSGERPPECKQQ from the exons ATGAGCAACCCAAAGGATAATTTCAGTGTTGCCGATCTCAGTGCTG CTTTGAATGCCGGGGATCGAGCAGACCTTGTTAATGTACTCAAA AATAAACTTCAGGATCTTACTGGGAAGCACACAGACGTGCTTGAAAATCTGTCGCCCAATGTGAGGAAACGTGTTGAGCGTCTGAGGGAGATTCAG ACTCAACATGATGACTTGGAGGCAAAATTTTTTGAAGAGAGAGCTGCACTTGAAGCCAAATACCAGAAGTTGTATCAACCACTATACACAAAG AGATTTGAAATTGTGACTGGGGTTGTTGAAGTCGAAGGGGCAACAACTGAGGCTACAGCAGAAAACCAGCAAGCGGATAAAGATGCAGTGG AGAAAGGAGTCCCTGATTTTTGGCTCACTGCTATGAAGAATAACGAAGTGCTAGCTGAGGAG ATTACCGAGCGAGATGAAGAAGCTCTCAAATTCCTTAGGGATATAAAGTGGTCCAAGATTGATGATCCAAAGGGTTTCAAGCTTGAATTTTTCTTCGAGACTAATCCTTACTTCAAAAACACCGTTCTGTCTAAAACATATCACATGATTGATGAAGATGAACCAATTCTGGAGAAAGCAATCGG GACTGAGATAGAGTGGTATCCAGGAAAATGCTTGACACAGAAGATTCTAAAAAAGAAGCCAAAGAAGGGGTCAAAGAATGCCAAGCCTATCACAAAAACTGAACAATGTGAAagtttcttcaacttctttagtCCACCTCAAGTTCCAGAGGATGAAGAAGATATCGATGAAGATGCTGTAA AACTTCAGAATTTGATGGAACAAGACTATGATGTTGG GTCAACAATTCGAGATAAAATCATTCCACATGCTGTCTCATGGTTCACTGGGGATGCTGCAGAGGATGATTATGCTGACTTGGAAGATGATGAAgacgaagatgatgatgatgatgaagagaaTGATGAAGAAGACGAAGATGAGgaggatgaagatgatgatgaggacGAAGAGGAGCAAGAAGAAGAGACCAAGACCAAGACCAAGAAGAAG TCATCTGCTGCCCGCAAG AGGAGCGTAAGAGCACCTGCAGGAGATGGTCAGTCTGGTGAGAGGCCACCAGAATGCAAGCAACAGTAG
- the LOC132640844 gene encoding nucleosome assembly protein 1;2 isoform X1, whose protein sequence is MSNPKDNFSVADLSAALNAGDRADLVNVLKNKLQDLTGKHTDVLENLSPNVRKRVERLREIQTQHDDLEAKFFEERAALEAKYQKLYQPLYTKRFEIVTGVVEVEGATTEATAENQQADKDAVEKGVPDFWLTAMKNNEVLAEEITERDEEALKFLRDIKWSKIDDPKGFKLEFFFETNPYFKNTVLSKTYHMIDEDEPILEKAIGTEIEWYPGKCLTQKILKKKPKKGSKNAKPITKTEQCESFFNFFSPPQVPEDEEDIDEDAAEELQNLMEQDYDVGSTIRDKIIPHAVSWFTGDAAEDDYADLEDDEDEDDDDDEENDEEDEDEEDEDDDEDEEEQEEETKTKTKKKSSAARKRSVRAPAGDGQSGERPPECKQQ, encoded by the exons ATGAGCAACCCAAAGGATAATTTCAGTGTTGCCGATCTCAGTGCTG CTTTGAATGCCGGGGATCGAGCAGACCTTGTTAATGTACTCAAA AATAAACTTCAGGATCTTACTGGGAAGCACACAGACGTGCTTGAAAATCTGTCGCCCAATGTGAGGAAACGTGTTGAGCGTCTGAGGGAGATTCAG ACTCAACATGATGACTTGGAGGCAAAATTTTTTGAAGAGAGAGCTGCACTTGAAGCCAAATACCAGAAGTTGTATCAACCACTATACACAAAG AGATTTGAAATTGTGACTGGGGTTGTTGAAGTCGAAGGGGCAACAACTGAGGCTACAGCAGAAAACCAGCAAGCGGATAAAGATGCAGTGG AGAAAGGAGTCCCTGATTTTTGGCTCACTGCTATGAAGAATAACGAAGTGCTAGCTGAGGAG ATTACCGAGCGAGATGAAGAAGCTCTCAAATTCCTTAGGGATATAAAGTGGTCCAAGATTGATGATCCAAAGGGTTTCAAGCTTGAATTTTTCTTCGAGACTAATCCTTACTTCAAAAACACCGTTCTGTCTAAAACATATCACATGATTGATGAAGATGAACCAATTCTGGAGAAAGCAATCGG GACTGAGATAGAGTGGTATCCAGGAAAATGCTTGACACAGAAGATTCTAAAAAAGAAGCCAAAGAAGGGGTCAAAGAATGCCAAGCCTATCACAAAAACTGAACAATGTGAAagtttcttcaacttctttagtCCACCTCAAGTTCCAGAGGATGAAGAAGATATCGATGAAGATGCT GCTGAAGAACTTCAGAATTTGATGGAACAAGACTATGATGTTGG GTCAACAATTCGAGATAAAATCATTCCACATGCTGTCTCATGGTTCACTGGGGATGCTGCAGAGGATGATTATGCTGACTTGGAAGATGATGAAgacgaagatgatgatgatgatgaagagaaTGATGAAGAAGACGAAGATGAGgaggatgaagatgatgatgaggacGAAGAGGAGCAAGAAGAAGAGACCAAGACCAAGACCAAGAAGAAG TCATCTGCTGCCCGCAAG AGGAGCGTAAGAGCACCTGCAGGAGATGGTCAGTCTGGTGAGAGGCCACCAGAATGCAAGCAACAGTAG
- the LOC132640844 gene encoding nucleosome assembly protein 1;2 isoform X4 — translation MSNPKDNFSVADLSAALNAGDRADLVNVLKNKLQDLTGKHTDVLENLSPNVRKRVERLREIQTQHDDLEAKFFEERAALEAKYQKLYQPLYTKRFEIVTGVVEVEGATTEATAENQQADKDAVEKGVPDFWLTAMKNNEVLAEEITERDEEALKFLRDIKWSKIDDPKGFKLEFFFETNPYFKNTVLSKTYHMIDEDEPILEKAIGTEIEWYPGKCLTQKILKKKPKKGSKNAKPITKTEQCESFFNFFSPPQVPEDEEDIDEDAAEELQNLMEQDYDVGSTIRDKIIPHAVSWFTGDAAEDDYADLEDDEDEDDDDDEENDEEDEDEEDEDDDEDEEEQEEETKTKTKKKSSAARKV, via the exons ATGAGCAACCCAAAGGATAATTTCAGTGTTGCCGATCTCAGTGCTG CTTTGAATGCCGGGGATCGAGCAGACCTTGTTAATGTACTCAAA AATAAACTTCAGGATCTTACTGGGAAGCACACAGACGTGCTTGAAAATCTGTCGCCCAATGTGAGGAAACGTGTTGAGCGTCTGAGGGAGATTCAG ACTCAACATGATGACTTGGAGGCAAAATTTTTTGAAGAGAGAGCTGCACTTGAAGCCAAATACCAGAAGTTGTATCAACCACTATACACAAAG AGATTTGAAATTGTGACTGGGGTTGTTGAAGTCGAAGGGGCAACAACTGAGGCTACAGCAGAAAACCAGCAAGCGGATAAAGATGCAGTGG AGAAAGGAGTCCCTGATTTTTGGCTCACTGCTATGAAGAATAACGAAGTGCTAGCTGAGGAG ATTACCGAGCGAGATGAAGAAGCTCTCAAATTCCTTAGGGATATAAAGTGGTCCAAGATTGATGATCCAAAGGGTTTCAAGCTTGAATTTTTCTTCGAGACTAATCCTTACTTCAAAAACACCGTTCTGTCTAAAACATATCACATGATTGATGAAGATGAACCAATTCTGGAGAAAGCAATCGG GACTGAGATAGAGTGGTATCCAGGAAAATGCTTGACACAGAAGATTCTAAAAAAGAAGCCAAAGAAGGGGTCAAAGAATGCCAAGCCTATCACAAAAACTGAACAATGTGAAagtttcttcaacttctttagtCCACCTCAAGTTCCAGAGGATGAAGAAGATATCGATGAAGATGCT GCTGAAGAACTTCAGAATTTGATGGAACAAGACTATGATGTTGG GTCAACAATTCGAGATAAAATCATTCCACATGCTGTCTCATGGTTCACTGGGGATGCTGCAGAGGATGATTATGCTGACTTGGAAGATGATGAAgacgaagatgatgatgatgatgaagagaaTGATGAAGAAGACGAAGATGAGgaggatgaagatgatgatgaggacGAAGAGGAGCAAGAAGAAGAGACCAAGACCAAGACCAAGAAGAAG TCATCTGCTGCCCGCAAGGTATGA
- the LOC132639404 gene encoding uncharacterized protein LOC132639404, translating into MLSRVLKKVESTDSFCKETRDEMKILGQVVGSHSTLIKQLESQLGKISATLNQRQKGTLPSDTIANPNNYSDHKCHKITTRSGKTIEGETLVKENFVIDDEKLVEEPMVVEEEVTSKKKRVSIENPIIIEEVPENEEASKGKEAADGVPSVLPPVPNPPPLFPQRLAKKADDGKFLKFIEKLKELSINIPLVEALEQMPGSIVTKTLVQNNDDPGAFTIPCTIGMYKFVKALGDLGASINLIPLAIFNKLGLGTPRPTTMWLLMADRTVKNPVGILYDVLVRVDRFIFSAEFVILDPELDFKFPIILGRPFLATGLALVDVERGDLKFRTNYEEITFHICKSMKQPSDMSVVSVVEQLMRLWS; encoded by the exons ATGCTATCAAGAGTATTGAAGAAAGTGGAGTCAACCGATTCCTTTTGCAAAGAAACAAGAGATGAAATGAAAATCTTGGGGCAAGTTGTAGGTTCTCACTCAACTTTAATCAAGCAATTAGAATCACAACTTGGAAAAATCTCGGCTACTCTCAATCAAAGACAAAAGGGCACACTCCCTAGTGATACGATTGCAAACCCAAATAATTATAGTGATCATAAATGCCATAaaatcactactaggagtggcaagACAATTGAGGGAGAGACATTGGTGAAAGAAAATTTCGTTATTGATGATGAGAAACTTGTTGAAGAACCcatggttgttgaagaagaagtgACTTCAAAGAAGAAGAGAGTTAGTATTGAAAACCCTATTATTATTGAAGAAGTGCCAGAAAATGAAGAAGCTTCAAAAGGCAAGGAAGCGGCAGATGGGGTACCAAGCGTTTTACCGCCCGTTCCAAATCCTCCTCCTCTATTTCCTCAACGATTGGCTAAGAAAGCTGATGATGGTAAGTTTCTCAAGTTTATCGAGAAATTGAAAGAACTTTCAATCAACATCCCTTTGGTGGAAGCACTTGAACAAATGCCCGG CTCTATTGTGACAAAAACCTTGGTTCAAAATAATGACGATCCGGGAGCTTTCACGATTCCTTGCACTATTGGGATGTACAAATTTGTAAAGGCCTTAggtgatcttggagcaagcatcaacTTGATACCACTTGCTATCTTTAACAAGTTGGGTTTGGGCACTCCTCGACCTACAACAATGTGGTTGCTAATGGCGGATAGAACTGTGAAGAATCCGGTAGGTATCctttatgatgtgcttgtgagAGTTGATCGATTTATTTTTTCGGCCGAATTTGTGATTTTGGATCCTGAACTTGATTTCAAGTTTCCCATAATCTTGGGACGACCTTTCTTGGCTACGGGGCTTGCTTTGGTAGATGTGGAAAGGGGTGACCTAAAATTTAGAACGAATTATGAAGAGATCACCTTCCATATTTGTAAATCGATGAAGCAACCATCGGACATGAGTGTAGTGTCGGTTGTTGAACAATTGATGAGGCTATGGAGTTAA